In Streptomyces hawaiiensis, one genomic interval encodes:
- a CDS encoding N-acetyltransferase, translated as MQPKISSLADRPDMLERVVGMADTWPEFVIQDLVGAAHFPRIAAELPEYVLFAEDEQGEIVANAYSVPFALGAEDRGRLPGNGWDAVLVWAFSDLRRGVRPDTVSAVSVSIAPQAQGRGLSAVMLSAMRDNARARGFREVVAPVRPNAKHLEPHTPMEEYAHRVRPDGLPQDPWLRVHARAGATIDSVAPASMTVAATLADWRRWTGLPFDTDGDIEVPGGLVPVRCEPARGYAVYVEPNVWMRHRL; from the coding sequence ATGCAGCCGAAGATATCGAGCCTCGCCGACCGCCCGGACATGCTGGAGCGAGTCGTCGGGATGGCGGACACCTGGCCGGAGTTCGTGATCCAGGACCTCGTGGGCGCCGCCCACTTCCCGAGGATCGCCGCCGAACTCCCGGAGTACGTCCTGTTCGCCGAGGACGAGCAGGGCGAGATCGTGGCGAACGCGTACAGCGTGCCGTTCGCCCTCGGTGCCGAAGACCGCGGCCGGCTGCCGGGCAACGGGTGGGACGCGGTGCTGGTATGGGCCTTCTCCGATCTGCGGCGCGGTGTCCGGCCCGACACCGTCAGCGCGGTCTCGGTCTCCATCGCCCCGCAGGCGCAGGGCCGCGGCCTGTCCGCGGTGATGCTCTCGGCCATGCGCGACAACGCCCGGGCCCGCGGCTTCCGCGAGGTCGTCGCCCCGGTCCGCCCCAACGCCAAGCACCTGGAACCGCACACGCCGATGGAGGAGTACGCCCACCGCGTCCGCCCCGACGGTCTGCCCCAGGACCCGTGGCTGCGCGTCCACGCCCGGGCCGGTGCCACCATCGACTCGGTGGCACCGGCGTCCATGACGGTGGCCGCCACCCTCGCGGACTGGCGCCGCTGGACGGGCCTGCCCTTCGACACCGACGGCGACATCGAGGTGCCGGGCGGTCTGGTGCCGGTGCGCTGCGAGCCGGCGCGCGGGTACGCGGTGTACGTCGAGCCCAACGTGTGGATGCGGCACCGCTTGTAG
- a CDS encoding MFS transporter — translation MPSGLIALALGGFGIGLTEFLIAGLLPQVASSLAVSEAAAGWLISGYALSVAVGAIALTAATTRLPRKHILVGLVALFVIGNLLSAVAPNYQVMLLGRIVAALCHGSFFGIGSLVARSLVAPEKKSQAVAVMFAGLTVANVLGVPFGALVGERWGWRAAFWAVTAIGVVALAGIAALVPSWAGRVQPVAGTERATGAGAEGIPPSGLARQFRAFRSWQVWLTLVATALSYGGMFGAFSYIAYTFTEVSGFAPADVAWLLMVYGVGLVIGNLVGGRAADRDRDRALVIALLGLALTLALFGLLAESATASVVLVFLMGVTGFAGVPGMITRVTDFAHGAALAASANVSASNVGNAFGAWLGGLAISAGLGYTAPLYVGAGIVLISVAVMAVAAQRARSDRVADRVPAR, via the coding sequence ATGCCGAGCGGACTCATCGCACTGGCACTCGGCGGATTCGGTATCGGTCTGACCGAGTTCCTGATCGCCGGACTGCTGCCGCAGGTGGCATCGAGTCTCGCGGTGTCCGAGGCGGCCGCCGGCTGGCTGATCTCGGGGTACGCGCTGAGCGTCGCCGTCGGCGCGATCGCCCTGACCGCGGCGACAACACGGCTGCCCCGCAAGCACATCCTGGTCGGCCTGGTGGCGCTGTTCGTCATCGGCAACCTGCTGTCCGCGGTCGCACCGAACTATCAGGTGATGCTGCTCGGCCGGATCGTGGCGGCGTTGTGCCACGGCTCGTTCTTCGGGATCGGATCCCTGGTGGCGCGCAGCCTGGTCGCACCGGAGAAGAAGTCCCAGGCCGTGGCGGTCATGTTCGCCGGGCTGACGGTCGCGAACGTGCTGGGCGTGCCCTTCGGCGCACTGGTCGGTGAGCGGTGGGGCTGGCGAGCGGCCTTCTGGGCGGTCACGGCGATCGGCGTAGTCGCGTTGGCGGGAATCGCCGCGCTGGTCCCCTCCTGGGCGGGCCGGGTGCAGCCGGTGGCAGGGACGGAGCGGGCGACGGGAGCGGGGGCGGAGGGAATACCGCCCAGCGGTCTGGCGCGGCAGTTCCGGGCCTTCCGGTCCTGGCAGGTCTGGCTGACGCTGGTGGCCACCGCCCTGAGCTATGGCGGGATGTTCGGCGCGTTCAGCTACATCGCCTACACGTTCACCGAGGTCAGCGGCTTCGCCCCGGCGGATGTCGCCTGGCTGCTGATGGTCTACGGCGTCGGACTGGTGATCGGGAATCTGGTCGGCGGGCGCGCGGCCGACCGTGACCGGGACCGTGCCCTGGTCATCGCCCTGCTCGGACTCGCCCTCACCTTGGCCCTGTTCGGGCTGCTGGCGGAAAGCGCCACCGCCTCGGTGGTCCTCGTCTTCCTCATGGGGGTGACCGGGTTCGCCGGCGTGCCCGGCATGATCACTCGCGTCACCGACTTCGCCCACGGGGCGGCACTGGCGGCGAGCGCCAACGTGTCCGCGTCCAACGTCGGCAACGCGTTCGGCGCCTGGCTCGGGGGCCTGGCCATCTCCGCGGGGCTCGGCTACACCGCGCCGCTCTACGTGGGCGCCGGGATCGTTCTGATATCCGTGGCCGTCATGGCGGTCGCCGCACAGCGAGCCAGGTCTGACCGGGTTGCGGACCGGGTGCCCGCTCGGTAA
- a CDS encoding protein kinase domain-containing protein — MSTVLGQGGMGQVWTAYDQRLDRRVAVKLLRPDKVAGQDAEELRRRFVRECRVTAQVDHPGLVTVHDAGSEGEELFLVMQYIDGADLAGHLAEHDPYPWQWAVAVAAQLCAVLSAVHAVPIVHRDLKPRNVMVKQDGTVTVLDLGVASVMDADTTRLTHTGTPIGSPAYMAPEQAMGGAVGPYTDLYALGVVLHELLSGDVPFSGSTALGVLHRHLYEPPLPVRRIRPEVPEALEALVLRLLAKDPQHRPASAQEVYEHLELLLPARGTPTGAALDPTRPFLRPHAPWPDRARTPAPQPTPAGPVTDPPGQTDIVRAVDEVKRLLGEGRVTQAVDILGAILPAAAEQHGAHSPVVRTLRKQYAATLLDDGQYRRALPELRRLADERAAEAGQADPQALRHRYEAAQCLEQLGEPAAALAEYRAVLPYYENQYVAAGGPELAHDVRRRIGHLLLALGDRSAAHDTLARLLHDVERTHGPGHPLGAEIRRTLQWLGQVRG, encoded by the coding sequence CTGTCCACCGTCCTCGGGCAGGGCGGCATGGGCCAGGTCTGGACGGCCTACGACCAGCGGCTCGACCGGCGCGTGGCGGTGAAGCTGCTGCGCCCCGACAAGGTGGCCGGCCAGGACGCGGAGGAACTGCGCCGCCGCTTCGTGCGCGAGTGCCGGGTGACCGCGCAGGTCGACCACCCCGGCCTGGTCACCGTGCACGACGCGGGCAGTGAGGGCGAGGAACTGTTCCTCGTCATGCAGTACATCGACGGCGCCGACCTCGCCGGCCACCTCGCCGAGCACGACCCGTACCCCTGGCAGTGGGCGGTCGCGGTCGCCGCGCAGCTGTGCGCCGTGCTGAGCGCCGTGCACGCCGTGCCGATCGTCCACCGCGACCTCAAGCCGCGCAACGTGATGGTGAAACAGGACGGCACGGTCACCGTCCTCGACCTCGGCGTAGCCTCCGTCATGGACGCGGACACCACCCGCCTCACCCACACCGGCACCCCCATCGGCTCGCCCGCCTACATGGCCCCGGAACAGGCGATGGGCGGCGCGGTCGGCCCCTACACCGACCTGTACGCGCTCGGCGTGGTCCTGCACGAACTGCTCAGCGGCGACGTGCCCTTCTCCGGCTCCACGGCCCTCGGCGTCCTGCACCGGCACCTGTACGAGCCCCCGCTGCCCGTGCGCCGCATCCGTCCCGAAGTCCCCGAGGCCCTGGAAGCGCTCGTCCTGCGCCTGCTCGCCAAGGACCCGCAGCACCGGCCCGCCTCCGCACAGGAGGTCTACGAGCACCTGGAGCTGCTCCTGCCCGCGCGAGGGACGCCCACCGGAGCGGCCCTGGACCCCACCCGCCCGTTCCTGCGCCCGCACGCCCCCTGGCCGGATCGTGCGCGCACCCCCGCGCCCCAGCCCACGCCCGCCGGGCCCGTCACCGACCCACCGGGGCAGACGGACATCGTCCGCGCCGTCGACGAGGTCAAACGGCTCCTCGGCGAGGGCCGTGTCACCCAGGCCGTCGACATCCTCGGCGCGATCCTGCCCGCCGCGGCCGAACAGCACGGCGCGCACTCCCCGGTCGTGCGCACCCTGCGCAAGCAGTACGCGGCGACGCTCCTGGACGACGGCCAGTACCGCCGCGCCCTGCCCGAGCTGCGCCGCCTCGCCGACGAACGCGCCGCGGAGGCGGGCCAGGCCGACCCGCAGGCCCTGCGCCACCGCTACGAGGCCGCCCAGTGCCTCGAACAGCTGGGCGAACCGGCCGCGGCGCTCGCCGAGTACCGGGCGGTGCTGCCGTACTACGAGAACCAGTACGTCGCCGCCGGCGGCCCCGAACTCGCGCACGACGTCCGCCGCCGTATCGGGCATCTCCTGCTCGCCCTCGGCGACCGAAGCGCCGCCCACGACACCCTCGCCCGGCTGCTGCACGACGTGGAGCGCACCCATGGCCCCGGGCACCCGCTCGGTGCGGAGATCCGCAGGACGCTGCAGTGGCTGGGGCAGGTCCGCGGCTGA